The Flavobacterium psychrophilum genome includes a region encoding these proteins:
- a CDS encoding ribose-phosphate pyrophosphokinase (catalyzes the formation of 5-phospho-alpha-D-ribose 1-phosphate from D-ribose 5-phosphate and ATP): MSSHEPEAKIFACSQSVYLAEKIAKSYGAELGKVTFSTYSDGEFQPSFEESIRGLRVFLVCSTFPSSDNLMELLLMIDAAKRASARHITAVIPYFGWARQDRKDKPRVPIGAKLVAKLLESAGATRIMTMDLHADQIQGFFEKPVDHLFASTIFLPYVKSLNLENLTIASPDMGGSKRAYAYSKFLGSDVVICYKQRKEANVIETMELIGEVTGKNIILVDDMIDTGGTLAKAADLMIERGALSVRAICTHAILSGEAYEKIENSKLTELIVTDSIPLKKTTSKIKVVTCADLFADVMHMVQNNTSISGKFIM, from the coding sequence ATGTCATCCCACGAGCCTGAAGCAAAAATTTTTGCATGTTCTCAAAGTGTGTACCTGGCCGAAAAAATAGCTAAAAGCTATGGCGCGGAACTGGGTAAAGTTACGTTCTCAACTTATAGTGACGGCGAATTTCAGCCTTCATTTGAAGAGTCTATAAGAGGATTACGAGTTTTTCTTGTATGCTCTACTTTTCCAAGTTCAGATAACCTTATGGAGCTTTTGCTTATGATAGATGCTGCTAAAAGAGCATCGGCGAGGCACATTACTGCTGTAATACCTTACTTCGGTTGGGCAAGACAGGACAGGAAAGACAAACCAAGGGTACCAATAGGAGCTAAACTTGTGGCTAAACTGCTGGAATCGGCAGGTGCAACAAGAATTATGACTATGGATCTTCATGCTGACCAGATACAGGGCTTCTTCGAGAAACCGGTAGATCATTTATTTGCCTCTACTATTTTCTTACCATACGTTAAGAGCCTTAACCTTGAAAACCTTACTATCGCGTCTCCGGACATGGGAGGTTCTAAAAGGGCTTATGCTTACTCTAAATTTTTAGGGTCAGACGTAGTTATCTGCTACAAACAACGTAAAGAAGCAAACGTAATCGAGACAATGGAACTTATCGGTGAAGTAACCGGAAAGAACATAATCCTTGTTGACGATATGATTGATACAGGTGGTACGCTTGCAAAAGCAGCCGACCTAATGATAGAAAGAGGAGCGCTTAGCGTTAGGGCTATATGTACTCACGCTATACTTTCGGGTGAGGCTTACGAGAAAATTGAAAACTCTAAGCTTACAGAACTTATTGTTACCGACAGTATTCCTCTAAAAAAGACAACCTCTAAAATTAAGGTTGTAACATGTGCAGACCTGTTTGCAGATGTTATGCACATGGTGCAGAACAATACTTCCATAAGCGGGAAGTTTATAATGTAA
- a CDS encoding 50S ribosomal protein L25 produces MKSITINGSERESVGKAATRTARNAGMVPCVLYGGDQPVHFTAEEKAFKGLVYTPNVHTVVVDLGGKTYNAILQDIQFHPVSDKILHIDFYQLDEAKEITMEVPVKVTGNSPGVMAGGVLRLNQRKLKVRALPKNLPDFVEASISELQMGNKLYVTSLPAENYKLLHPDNTVVAQVRISRAAMKAAQEAAKAAKAPAKGKKK; encoded by the coding sequence ATGAAATCAATTACGATCAATGGATCTGAAAGAGAAAGCGTGGGTAAGGCGGCAACGCGTACGGCACGTAATGCTGGAATGGTACCTTGCGTGTTATACGGAGGAGATCAGCCAGTGCATTTTACTGCAGAAGAAAAAGCATTTAAAGGCTTAGTTTACACTCCAAACGTACACACTGTAGTAGTTGACTTAGGTGGAAAAACTTACAACGCTATCCTTCAGGATATCCAGTTTCACCCGGTATCTGATAAAATTCTTCACATAGATTTCTATCAACTTGATGAAGCTAAAGAAATCACTATGGAAGTTCCTGTTAAAGTTACAGGTAATTCTCCAGGTGTTATGGCCGGTGGTGTTTTACGTCTTAACCAACGTAAACTTAAAGTTAGAGCTTTGCCTAAAAACCTTCCTGACTTTGTTGAAGCAAGCATCAGCGAGCTTCAAATGGGTAACAAACTTTATGTTACTTCACTTCCTGCTGAGAACTATAAATTACTTCACCCGGACAACACTGTTGTTGCACAGGTAAGAATTTCTCGTGCTGCTATGAAAGCTGCTCAAGAAGCTGCAAAAGCTGCAAAAGCTCCTGCAAAAGGAAAGAAAAAATAA
- a CDS encoding peptidyl-tRNA hydrolase, which yields MKKYLIVGLGNIGAEYVNTRHNIGFKVVDRLAQQEGGSFETAKLGAMAEVKIKGRTLFLLKPNTYMNLSGKAIKYWLDKENIPIENLLVITDDLNLPFGTIRIKAKGSDGGHNGLKSTQQLLNTADYPRFRFGISDEFKKGQQVDYVLGEWSEEEKAKLSERLDTSSEAVKSFVLSGLANSMSSFNGK from the coding sequence ATGAAGAAGTACCTTATCGTTGGCCTTGGTAATATTGGCGCAGAATATGTGAATACCCGCCACAATATAGGCTTTAAGGTGGTAGACAGACTGGCACAGCAGGAAGGCGGCTCTTTTGAAACCGCTAAGCTTGGCGCTATGGCCGAAGTAAAAATTAAAGGCAGGACATTATTCCTTCTTAAGCCTAACACCTACATGAACCTTAGCGGAAAGGCTATTAAGTACTGGTTGGATAAAGAAAACATTCCGATAGAAAATCTTTTGGTTATTACCGATGACCTTAACCTGCCATTCGGCACTATTCGTATTAAAGCTAAAGGCAGCGACGGAGGCCATAACGGACTTAAAAGTACACAACAGCTTTTAAACACTGCCGATTATCCTCGCTTTAGGTTTGGTATTAGCGATGAGTTTAAAAAAGGACAGCAGGTAGACTACGTTTTAGGCGAATGGAGCGAGGAAGAAAAAGCAAAACTATCCGAAAGACTGGACACCTCATCAGAAGCTGTAAAATCGTTTGTGCTGTCGGGGCTTGCCAACAGCATGAGCAGCTTTAACGGGAAATAA
- a CDS encoding FMN-dependent NADH-azoreductase, whose product MKNILNITSSISGENSYSIKLADAIIARIQSEYPGSTVKTYDLAKNPFPHLDAAHFEAFNVPADVRTADQQGAAHYSDTAISDLLAADYVVIGVPFYNFSIPSTLKAWLDHIVRAGITFSYGEQGPVGLVNGKKVFLAVASGGVYSEGPMSAYDSSEPFLRNVLGFLGMTDVTTFRAEGVKIPQLAETALPKAVEAVTEYAF is encoded by the coding sequence ATGAAAAACATACTCAATATCACATCAAGCATAAGCGGAGAAAACTCATATAGCATAAAGCTGGCAGATGCAATTATAGCCCGTATTCAGTCGGAATATCCGGGTAGTACTGTAAAAACGTACGACCTTGCCAAGAATCCGTTTCCGCATCTTGATGCAGCACATTTTGAAGCTTTTAATGTACCTGCCGATGTTCGTACTGCCGACCAGCAAGGTGCAGCACACTATTCTGATACAGCAATAAGCGACCTTCTTGCAGCAGATTATGTAGTTATAGGTGTGCCGTTTTATAACTTTAGCATACCGTCTACGCTTAAAGCGTGGTTAGACCACATTGTAAGGGCAGGAATAACTTTTAGCTATGGAGAGCAGGGTCCTGTAGGTCTTGTAAACGGTAAAAAAGTATTTTTAGCGGTTGCATCAGGCGGTGTATATTCAGAAGGGCCTATGAGTGCATACGATTCATCGGAACCGTTTTTAAGAAACGTTCTCGGCTTTTTGGGTATGACGGATGTAACCACTTTCCGTGCCGAAGGGGTAAAGATTCCCCAACTTGCAGAAACGGCATTGCCAAAGGCTGTTGAAGCGGTAACAGAATATGCTTTCTAA